In the genome of Marinilactibacillus sp. Marseille-P9653, one region contains:
- the thiD gene encoding bifunctional hydroxymethylpyrimidine kinase/phosphomethylpyrimidine kinase yields MTQPKITLTIAGNDASGGAGIGADLKTFAEYGTYGIAALTVIATMDPENNWSHGVTPIDAEIVRTQLVTATAGPKIDALKTGMLPNVPVIKVIAETIEEKKLENLVVDPVMVCKGETEVLNPENAEALRDLLVPLATIVTPNLFEAGQLSGLGTLKTVDDMKKAAELIHQKGAQYVVVKGGKALDGDKAIDIFYDGSDFSILEADKIEKATNHGAGCTFAAAITSGLAQGLEPKEAVLKAKDFVTAAIKNGFEYNQFVGSVFHSGYRLDQQKGI; encoded by the coding sequence TTGACTCAACCTAAGATTACATTAACGATCGCAGGTAACGATGCTAGCGGTGGTGCTGGTATTGGTGCTGACTTAAAAACTTTCGCAGAATACGGAACCTATGGTATTGCTGCCTTAACTGTTATCGCTACAATGGATCCTGAAAATAACTGGAGCCATGGCGTAACACCTATCGATGCTGAAATTGTCAGAACTCAACTCGTGACTGCAACAGCTGGACCGAAAATAGATGCTTTAAAAACAGGTATGCTTCCAAATGTCCCTGTTATCAAGGTCATTGCCGAAACAATTGAAGAAAAGAAACTTGAAAATTTAGTCGTTGATCCAGTTATGGTCTGCAAAGGAGAAACGGAAGTTCTCAATCCGGAAAACGCAGAAGCCTTAAGAGATTTGCTCGTACCCCTTGCGACGATCGTCACACCTAATTTGTTTGAAGCCGGTCAGCTATCTGGCTTAGGCACGCTTAAAACAGTAGATGATATGAAGAAAGCCGCTGAACTGATTCATCAAAAAGGTGCTCAATATGTTGTCGTCAAAGGTGGAAAAGCACTAGATGGCGATAAAGCAATCGACATCTTCTACGATGGATCTGACTTCTCAATATTAGAAGCGGATAAAATAGAGAAAGCGACAAATCACGGTGCGGGTTGTACATTTGCTGCAGCTATCACTTCAGGTCTTGCGCAAGGTCTCGAGCCTAAAGAAGCCGTTCTCAAAGCTAAAGACTTTGTAACTGCTGCAATCAAAAATGGATTCGAATACAATCAATTTGTTGGTTCTGTTTTCCATAGTGGATACAGACTCGATCAGCAAAAAGGAATTTAA
- a CDS encoding chromate transporter, giving the protein MKKSNIYWKLFTSTLYLSSFTFGGGYVIVPLMEKKFVQELNWIDEDEMLDLISISQSSPGSLAVNASILIGYRMAGFLGALTTVLGTILAPLTIITLLSFVYNIVRDNPLVANLLLGMQAGVAAIIVHVVYSMAMRIIRKKEVIPVIVMIIALIAGIIFDVNILYLLSFSAIIGGLTTYYQIQSEKKGA; this is encoded by the coding sequence ATGAAAAAATCAAACATTTATTGGAAATTATTTACATCCACTTTATATCTAAGCTCTTTTACATTCGGCGGTGGATATGTCATTGTACCATTAATGGAAAAGAAATTTGTTCAAGAACTCAACTGGATTGACGAAGATGAAATGCTAGATTTGATTTCTATTAGTCAGTCCTCCCCCGGCTCTCTTGCCGTCAATGCATCTATATTGATTGGCTACCGAATGGCTGGATTTCTAGGTGCGTTGACAACGGTTCTTGGAACGATACTTGCTCCCCTCACCATTATTACACTATTATCTTTTGTTTATAATATCGTTAGAGATAATCCTCTTGTCGCAAACTTGCTACTTGGCATGCAAGCGGGTGTCGCTGCGATCATTGTGCATGTAGTTTATAGTATGGCGATGAGAATCATCAGAAAAAAAGAAGTGATTCCTGTCATCGTTATGATTATTGCTTTAATTGCCGGAATCATTTTTGATGTTAATATCCTCTATCTTTTATCGTTCAGTGCGATCATAGGCGGACTCACAACTTATTACCAAATTCAATCAGAAAAGAAAGGAGCCTAA
- a CDS encoding YvrJ family protein yields the protein MEPRADIFITIIEMIENVGFPIFISLFLLHRMEAKLNAVVQAVNQLAAVLTQKNL from the coding sequence ATGGAACCAAGAGCAGATATCTTCATTACAATCATAGAAATGATAGAAAATGTTGGATTTCCAATTTTCATCTCATTATTTCTACTGCATCGTATGGAAGCGAAACTGAATGCGGTCGTGCAAGCTGTTAATCAGCTAGCAGCTGTGCTCACTCAAAAGAACCTGTAA
- a CDS encoding iron-sulfur cluster biosynthesis family protein has translation MELVITPSAQKKLTNILENHSGKLSLHYHEDFQGSYACSIRGVFQLKITENISETVESLDTHLGPIYVEPENKQFLDEDPSIDFREDMNTFQLKGRSGLLLDNLRVVTD, from the coding sequence ATGGAACTAGTTATTACACCATCTGCGCAGAAAAAACTGACAAATATATTAGAGAACCATTCAGGTAAATTGTCTCTTCACTATCATGAAGATTTTCAAGGTTCATATGCTTGTAGTATTCGAGGAGTATTTCAGCTTAAAATAACTGAAAATATCTCAGAAACTGTTGAATCATTGGATACTCACTTAGGACCTATTTATGTAGAGCCAGAAAACAAACAATTCCTAGATGAGGATCCCTCTATTGACTTTAGAGAAGACATGAATACTTTCCAACTTAAAGGTCGTTCTGGATTGCTATTAGATAATTTACGCGTTGTGACGGATTAA
- the glpK gene encoding glycerol kinase GlpK: protein MSKYILSIDQGTTSTRAIIFDEKGDPRWSSQKEIEQYFPEPGWVEHDANEIWLKTLQVIANVMIESGLEPKNLDSIGITNQRETAVVWDKETGRPIYHAVVWQSKQTSGIADQLINDGHKESIHKKTGLIIDSYFSATKVKWILDKVEGSRERAENGELLFGTIDTWLLWKLTGGEVHATDYSNASRTMLYNIYDLEWDKDILELLNIPESMLPEVLPSSGIFGETMEAVFHGTKVPVAGIAGDQQAALFGQTAFEKGMVKNTYGTGAFIIMNTGKEPIQSSNGLLTTLAYGLNGEVYYALEGSIFVAGSALQWLRDGMDMFRESPESEEIAKKVDTTDGVYVVPAFTGLGAPYWDQEVRGSVFGLTRGTTKSHFVRATLESLAYQTRDVVDAMNEDAGLKTETMRVDGGASMNDFLMQFQSDISDVHIERSKVMETTALGAAYLAGLATGFFKDQEEIKAKWEKASSFEPKMDEEKREDLYAGWQAAVAAAQSFKFKPKKINQED, encoded by the coding sequence ATGTCTAAATATATTTTATCAATTGATCAGGGAACAACAAGTACGCGAGCAATTATCTTTGACGAAAAAGGAGACCCAAGATGGAGTTCTCAAAAAGAAATTGAACAGTATTTTCCGGAACCGGGTTGGGTAGAACATGATGCAAATGAGATCTGGTTAAAAACCTTACAAGTGATCGCAAATGTCATGATTGAATCGGGTCTTGAACCGAAAAATCTGGACAGTATCGGAATTACAAATCAACGCGAAACAGCCGTTGTGTGGGATAAAGAAACTGGAAGACCTATTTATCATGCTGTTGTATGGCAATCCAAGCAAACTTCTGGAATCGCCGATCAACTGATAAATGATGGACATAAAGAAAGTATTCATAAGAAGACCGGTCTAATCATTGATTCTTACTTCTCTGCAACTAAAGTTAAATGGATACTCGATAAAGTAGAAGGATCAAGAGAACGTGCTGAAAATGGTGAGCTTTTATTTGGGACAATCGATACTTGGTTGTTATGGAAATTGACAGGTGGAGAAGTTCACGCGACGGATTACTCGAATGCAAGTCGTACAATGTTGTATAATATATATGATTTGGAATGGGATAAAGACATCCTTGAGTTACTAAATATTCCAGAATCTATGTTACCAGAAGTTTTGCCTTCATCAGGGATCTTTGGTGAGACAATGGAAGCAGTTTTCCACGGTACGAAAGTCCCAGTTGCTGGTATCGCGGGGGACCAACAAGCAGCATTATTCGGCCAGACTGCCTTTGAAAAGGGAATGGTCAAAAACACTTATGGTACCGGGGCTTTCATTATCATGAACACGGGTAAAGAACCGATCCAATCTAGCAACGGACTTTTAACGACATTAGCTTATGGACTAAACGGCGAAGTTTACTATGCTCTGGAAGGCTCAATATTTGTTGCCGGTTCTGCGCTTCAATGGTTGCGTGACGGTATGGATATGTTTAGAGAGTCACCTGAATCAGAAGAAATTGCTAAAAAAGTTGATACGACTGACGGTGTCTATGTTGTACCTGCCTTTACAGGTTTAGGCGCTCCTTATTGGGATCAAGAGGTTAGAGGATCTGTATTTGGATTGACTAGAGGAACAACGAAGAGCCACTTTGTACGGGCAACTCTTGAGTCACTTGCGTATCAAACCAGAGATGTTGTGGATGCAATGAATGAAGATGCAGGTCTGAAAACAGAAACCATGCGTGTGGATGGTGGAGCAAGTATGAACGATTTCTTGATGCAGTTCCAGTCAGACATTTCAGATGTTCATATCGAACGTTCTAAAGTTATGGAAACCACCGCTTTAGGAGCCGCTTACCTTGCAGGTCTTGCAACTGGATTCTTTAAAGATCAAGAAGAGATCAAAGCAAAATGGGAAAAAGCGAGTTCATTTGAACCGAAAATGGATGAAGAAAAAAGAGAGGATTTATATGCAGGTTGGCAAGCTGCTGTAGCGGCTGCCCAATCATTTAAATTCAAACCGAAAAAAATTAACCAAGAAGATTAA
- a CDS encoding MurR/RpiR family transcriptional regulator, with translation MDPIAVIKSNLEMFTKSEKRIALFILNDPIRIVQYSAEEIAKAAGSSKSAFIRLCQKVGYRGYSEFRFSLSKYLISHKAKENKEETIAQSITTVYSENIRQIAQNITDSTIEKVCRTMTNSSKIKILGNNRTGLAAHQLRMRMAKIGMDSEFVSDTILMNDIVSSLTKEDLVIVFSIKGMSYYEEVVKQIEANGIESILITMTPNSPLNKYFDTIITLPLVSRATSRFLDDQAIFFVFIEILLAELAETDDSSKE, from the coding sequence GTGGATCCGATAGCTGTAATTAAATCAAATTTAGAAATGTTTACTAAATCAGAAAAGCGAATAGCACTGTTTATTTTGAACGATCCTATTCGTATTGTGCAATATTCGGCTGAAGAAATTGCGAAAGCAGCAGGTTCTTCTAAGTCTGCTTTTATACGATTATGTCAAAAAGTAGGATATAGAGGATACTCGGAGTTTAGATTTTCATTATCGAAATATTTGATTTCTCATAAGGCAAAGGAAAACAAAGAAGAGACGATTGCTCAATCAATTACGACCGTTTATAGCGAAAATATCAGACAAATTGCTCAAAATATTACGGATAGTACGATTGAAAAAGTCTGCCGAACTATGACAAATTCTAGTAAGATAAAAATCTTAGGGAACAACAGAACAGGACTTGCTGCGCATCAGTTGCGCATGCGTATGGCAAAAATTGGAATGGATAGTGAGTTTGTATCAGACACTATTTTAATGAATGATATTGTAAGTTCGCTAACCAAAGAAGATTTGGTTATTGTCTTTTCAATCAAAGGAATGTCTTATTATGAAGAAGTTGTTAAACAAATAGAGGCGAACGGTATAGAAAGTATTTTGATTACAATGACGCCGAACAGTCCTCTGAATAAGTACTTTGATACAATTATTACGTTACCGTTGGTATCAAGAGCGACTAGTCGTTTTTTAGATGATCAAGCGATATTTTTTGTATTTATCGAAATTTTATTAGCTGAATTAGCTGAAACTGATGATAGTAGTAAAGAATAG
- a CDS encoding LURP-one-related/scramblase family protein, protein MIRLFINHAYMSMQNRMIVKSASGQNTYLIVGKWGRAKDALSLYSMSGDRLVEAKQTLLSLFPKFDFYIEDQKKVTVKKIPGIQGLKKPYYVVSQLNWIITGDFVEQKYVVRSASGVIMRLEKNYSFQGDFYALTIEKEEYAPLCCVLAVIIDHYSAKRDTPWKQYKKEKYSLGFMHPFTFLK, encoded by the coding sequence ATGATTCGTCTATTCATTAATCATGCTTACATGTCTATGCAGAATCGCATGATCGTCAAATCTGCATCTGGACAAAACACCTATTTGATTGTAGGAAAATGGGGTCGTGCAAAAGACGCACTCTCACTTTATTCTATGAGTGGTGACCGGTTAGTAGAGGCAAAGCAGACTTTGCTATCTCTATTTCCAAAATTCGATTTTTATATAGAGGATCAGAAAAAAGTTACTGTTAAAAAAATTCCAGGCATTCAAGGGCTAAAAAAACCTTATTATGTCGTTAGCCAGCTGAACTGGATTATTACTGGTGATTTCGTTGAGCAAAAATATGTTGTCAGAAGTGCCTCTGGAGTCATCATGCGTCTTGAAAAGAACTATTCCTTTCAAGGAGACTTTTATGCACTAACGATTGAAAAAGAAGAATACGCTCCTCTCTGTTGCGTACTCGCTGTCATTATTGATCACTATTCTGCTAAAAGAGATACGCCTTGGAAACAATACAAAAAAGAAAAATATAGTCTAGGTTTTATGCATCCCTTTACCTTTTTAAAATAA
- a CDS encoding Cof-type HAD-IIB family hydrolase, with translation MIKLIASDMDGTLLNDHIDVSLSNAQAIKRAQSQGIHFIIATGRDYPMAARPLETHNIECPIIALNGAQLFDVEGNNLYNKGLEKSTVRKIRSILSQYPDLHEELMTNEGIYSNNQEKRLDTIASMLADLNPDISYEEAMQNAISHAEENNVKFVESFDTVLEDDSIVILKLSAHTEEGAPILDPLKEQLMNEVPKLAITASSKKNIEINHESAQKGTAVAQYAKKLGIKADEVMTIGDNINDLSMLEWAKYGTAVANAVSEAKESATYSTSSNSQNGVAEAISRVLSGKIYKE, from the coding sequence ATGATTAAATTAATCGCTTCAGATATGGACGGGACTTTATTAAACGACCATATCGATGTTTCACTGTCAAATGCTCAAGCTATCAAACGAGCGCAATCACAAGGCATCCACTTCATTATCGCTACTGGACGTGACTATCCAATGGCAGCACGTCCTTTGGAAACACACAATATTGAATGCCCAATTATTGCCTTAAATGGAGCTCAGCTTTTCGATGTAGAAGGAAATAATCTATACAATAAGGGTCTTGAGAAAAGTACTGTTAGAAAAATTAGAAGTATTTTGTCCCAATATCCTGACCTTCATGAAGAATTGATGACCAATGAGGGCATTTATTCTAATAATCAAGAAAAAAGACTGGATACAATTGCTTCTATGCTTGCTGATTTGAATCCGGATATTTCTTATGAAGAAGCCATGCAAAACGCGATTAGTCACGCTGAAGAAAATAATGTAAAATTTGTGGAAAGTTTTGACACAGTTCTAGAAGATGACAGCATTGTTATTTTAAAACTATCTGCTCATACAGAAGAAGGCGCACCTATACTTGATCCTTTAAAAGAACAATTAATGAATGAAGTTCCAAAATTAGCCATCACGGCTTCTAGCAAAAAGAATATTGAAATTAACCACGAGTCTGCTCAAAAAGGAACCGCCGTTGCGCAATATGCTAAAAAACTAGGTATTAAAGCTGACGAGGTCATGACGATTGGAGATAATATCAACGACTTGTCTATGTTGGAATGGGCTAAATATGGTACTGCCGTTGCAAACGCGGTATCGGAAGCCAAAGAATCTGCTACCTATTCAACATCCAGCAACTCTCAAAATGGGGTCGCCGAAGCAATATCAAGAGTTTTGAGTGGAAAAATCTACAAAGAATAA
- the pta gene encoding phosphate acetyltransferase encodes MELFESLKEKIQGKELKIVFPEANDERILGAAVRLQSEKILNPVLLGNKEEVAKSAKDHGFDLGTIEIIDPHNYEKYDEMVATFVERRKGKATEEQAVEQLRNVNYFGTMLVYMDLADGLVSGAIHSTGDTVRPALQIIKTRPGVSRTSGAFIMLRGREQEKYLFADCAINPNPDEKVLAEIAVESARTAKMFDIEPKVAMLSFSSKGSANAPEVEKVQRATKLAQEMAPEFEIDGELQFDSAFVPAVAQQKAPGSNVAGEATVFVFPELQSGNIGYKMAQRLGGFEAVGPILQGLNKPVSDLSRGCVEEDVYKTAIITANQSIMG; translated from the coding sequence GTGGAATTATTTGAAAGTTTGAAAGAGAAGATTCAAGGAAAAGAATTGAAAATCGTCTTTCCAGAAGCGAATGACGAACGTATCTTAGGAGCAGCTGTTCGTTTACAGTCAGAAAAGATTTTGAACCCGGTCTTGTTAGGAAACAAGGAAGAAGTAGCAAAATCAGCTAAAGATCACGGATTCGATTTAGGTACTATCGAAATCATCGACCCTCACAATTATGAAAAATACGATGAAATGGTTGCTACGTTCGTTGAACGTCGTAAAGGTAAAGCAACAGAAGAACAAGCAGTCGAGCAGTTGAGAAATGTAAACTACTTTGGAACAATGCTTGTCTATATGGATCTAGCAGATGGTCTTGTTAGTGGAGCAATCCATTCAACAGGAGACACTGTTCGTCCAGCACTTCAAATTATTAAAACACGTCCTGGTGTGAGCCGTACTTCTGGTGCGTTCATCATGTTACGTGGTAGAGAACAAGAAAAATACTTGTTTGCAGATTGTGCAATCAATCCGAATCCAGATGAGAAAGTACTTGCTGAAATCGCAGTTGAAAGTGCTCGTACAGCTAAAATGTTCGACATCGAACCGAAAGTTGCAATGTTAAGCTTCTCTTCTAAAGGTTCAGCTAATGCACCAGAAGTAGAAAAAGTTCAAAGAGCAACGAAACTTGCACAAGAAATGGCACCTGAGTTTGAAATTGACGGTGAATTACAATTTGATTCTGCATTCGTACCAGCAGTAGCGCAACAAAAAGCGCCTGGTTCAAATGTTGCTGGAGAAGCGACTGTATTTGTCTTCCCAGAATTACAATCAGGAAATATTGGTTACAAAATGGCACAACGTTTAGGTGGATTTGAAGCCGTTGGACCAATCTTACAAGGTTTGAACAAACCGGTTTCCGATTTATCTCGTGGATGTGTTGAAGAAGATGTCTATAAGACAGCCATCATTACCGCCAACCAATCTATTATGGGGTAA
- a CDS encoding uracil-DNA glycosylase — translation MPIPVKNDWKPILEKVEKTESYQQLTEFLVEEYNTETIYPKKEAIWQAFEWTPYHKVKAVILGQDPYHGAHQAHGLAFSVQPQVKLPPSLRNIYKELQSDLGIEPVTHGYLESWAKQGVLLLNTVLTVRAKEAHSHKNKGWEMLTDEVIKSLNEREEPIVFILWGSPAQKKRTLIDESKHHVLTAVHPSPLAAYRGFFGSKPFSKTNELLIESGQAPIDWKLPENPTME, via the coding sequence TTGCCTATACCGGTAAAGAATGACTGGAAACCTATTTTAGAAAAAGTAGAAAAAACTGAATCCTATCAGCAACTTACAGAATTTCTAGTTGAAGAGTACAATACAGAAACAATTTATCCCAAAAAAGAAGCAATCTGGCAAGCCTTTGAATGGACGCCTTATCATAAAGTTAAAGCAGTTATTCTTGGGCAAGACCCATATCACGGTGCGCATCAAGCACATGGATTAGCCTTTTCTGTTCAGCCTCAAGTTAAGTTACCACCATCCTTGAGAAACATTTATAAAGAGTTACAGAGCGATTTAGGTATTGAGCCTGTGACACATGGCTATCTTGAAAGTTGGGCCAAGCAAGGGGTCCTACTTTTGAATACCGTTTTAACCGTTCGAGCAAAAGAAGCACATTCTCACAAAAATAAAGGATGGGAAATGTTGACAGACGAAGTGATCAAATCTTTGAATGAAAGAGAAGAGCCGATCGTCTTTATCTTATGGGGATCGCCGGCGCAGAAAAAAAGAACGCTGATTGATGAAAGTAAGCACCATGTGTTAACAGCTGTACACCCAAGCCCATTAGCTGCATACAGAGGATTCTTTGGGTCGAAGCCTTTTTCAAAAACCAACGAACTTCTGATTGAGAGCGGACAAGCACCAATAGACTGGAAACTTCCAGAGAACCCTACAATGGAATAA
- a CDS encoding chromate transporter, whose amino-acid sequence MLYIELFISFFQIGLFSFGGGYAALPLIEQQIIDNRGWMTTQEFIDVLTISEMTPGSIAINAATFVGNQVGGIFGGIIATLGVTVPSIIIVLTLAYIYFKYRNIKMVQGVIMGLRPAVVALIASAGLTILLTAFFGETSGIDFANLNWISVALFSLGLFLITKYKLSPIQVMLTTGVLGVIIYSF is encoded by the coding sequence ATGCTTTATATTGAATTGTTTATTAGCTTCTTTCAGATTGGCCTTTTTAGTTTCGGTGGCGGTTATGCCGCTTTACCTTTGATTGAACAGCAGATCATTGACAACAGAGGTTGGATGACCACTCAAGAGTTTATAGACGTATTAACTATCTCTGAAATGACTCCCGGCTCTATTGCCATTAATGCAGCTACCTTCGTAGGAAACCAAGTTGGCGGTATATTTGGAGGAATCATCGCTACACTCGGGGTTACGGTACCCTCTATTATTATCGTACTGACTTTAGCGTACATCTACTTCAAATACCGTAACATAAAGATGGTGCAAGGTGTCATCATGGGGTTACGCCCAGCCGTTGTTGCCCTGATCGCTTCAGCCGGTCTTACTATTTTACTGACGGCATTCTTTGGAGAAACAAGTGGGATCGATTTTGCAAATCTCAACTGGATCTCTGTAGCCTTATTCTCATTAGGATTATTTTTAATAACAAAGTACAAGCTGAGTCCCATCCAAGTCATGCTAACTACTGGCGTTTTGGGTGTGATTATTTATAGCTTTTAA
- a CDS encoding FAD-dependent oxidoreductase produces the protein MTFSAQTRKDNIDKLKQTKLDLLIIGGGITGAGLALQAGAREMKAGLVEMQDFAAGTSSRSTKLVHGGLRYLKQFDVELVSDVAQERAVIGKNVPHVVQPSYMLMPVYDEPGASFNEFSAEVVLHLYDYLAHVEDEWAHYMVEKEAVMEEESGLRTEGLLGGGYYLDYTNDDSRLTTEIIKKAHDLGTLITNYVKAIDFIYDDADKIVGIKAEDTLSGEVFEIHASVVVNAAGPWSDEVRKHSKFDTKKKLFPTKGVHFVVDHSRLPVGRTIYADTGMDDNRMMFFVPRSGKTYFGTTDTPFEGEYKEPDITQEDIDYLLEAVNYRFPEANITLDDIESSWAGLRPLIQDEDNSDPSGISRGHDVFVSKGGLVTVAGGKLTDYRRMANDTFETIDKELEQLDQSFKQVDTADIRLSGGDLPDGMSFSDYADQQTSKGMEIGLKEDEARALVNWYGTNVEIVCGLKDQVTDSELPLKDALQLEYAIQYEMTLLPEDFLSRRTETLLFDVPRIKELKQPLVDHFAKQFNWTEEEKHKRAGEIDQRVSETTLSQFR, from the coding sequence ATGACTTTTTCGGCTCAAACGCGAAAAGATAATATTGACAAACTGAAACAAACAAAACTAGATTTATTGATTATTGGTGGAGGCATTACTGGGGCTGGGCTTGCGCTTCAAGCAGGAGCAAGAGAAATGAAAGCTGGACTAGTTGAAATGCAGGATTTTGCGGCTGGAACATCTAGTCGCTCAACGAAACTGGTTCACGGGGGACTGCGTTACTTGAAGCAGTTCGATGTTGAACTAGTCTCAGATGTAGCACAAGAACGTGCTGTTATTGGCAAAAACGTTCCTCATGTTGTACAACCTAGCTATATGCTTATGCCAGTCTATGATGAGCCAGGAGCTTCATTCAATGAATTTTCTGCAGAAGTCGTATTACATTTATACGATTACCTTGCACATGTGGAAGACGAATGGGCACACTACATGGTCGAAAAAGAAGCGGTCATGGAAGAAGAGTCGGGTTTGAGAACAGAAGGGTTGCTTGGTGGAGGCTACTATCTCGATTATACAAACGATGATTCGAGATTAACAACCGAAATCATTAAAAAGGCACATGACTTAGGAACTTTGATTACCAATTACGTTAAAGCTATTGATTTTATTTATGATGATGCTGATAAAATTGTTGGGATTAAAGCTGAAGATACCCTTAGTGGAGAAGTGTTTGAAATCCACGCTTCCGTTGTCGTTAATGCGGCTGGTCCATGGTCAGATGAAGTACGTAAGCATTCGAAATTCGATACAAAGAAAAAACTATTCCCGACAAAAGGTGTTCACTTTGTTGTTGATCACAGCAGACTCCCAGTTGGACGGACTATTTATGCAGATACGGGAATGGATGACAATCGTATGATGTTCTTTGTTCCTCGTAGTGGGAAAACGTACTTTGGAACAACAGATACACCATTTGAAGGTGAGTATAAAGAGCCTGATATTACTCAAGAAGACATTGACTATCTTTTAGAAGCAGTGAACTACCGTTTTCCAGAGGCAAATATCACACTAGATGATATTGAATCAAGCTGGGCAGGTTTAAGACCACTAATACAAGATGAAGACAATTCAGATCCTTCAGGAATCTCTAGGGGACATGACGTGTTCGTTTCGAAGGGCGGTCTGGTAACTGTTGCCGGCGGAAAATTAACTGATTATAGAAGAATGGCTAATGATACGTTTGAAACGATTGATAAAGAATTAGAACAGTTAGATCAGTCATTTAAGCAAGTGGATACAGCGGATATCCGTTTATCTGGTGGAGATCTTCCGGATGGCATGTCCTTCAGCGATTATGCAGATCAGCAGACATCAAAAGGGATGGAAATCGGACTGAAAGAAGACGAAGCAAGAGCTTTAGTAAATTGGTACGGAACAAATGTAGAAATTGTTTGCGGATTGAAAGACCAAGTTACAGATAGCGAACTACCACTAAAAGATGCGCTTCAGTTAGAATATGCAATTCAATATGAAATGACCTTATTACCAGAAGACTTTTTATCACGTCGTACGGAAACATTGTTATTTGATGTTCCTCGTATAAAAGAATTGAAGCAGCCGTTAGTAGATCATTTTGCTAAACAGTTCAATTGGACGGAAGAAGAAAAACACAAACGTGCTGGAGAAATCGACCAGCGTGTATCAGAAACAACGTTAAGTCAGTTTAGATAA